Proteins co-encoded in one Dryobates pubescens isolate bDryPub1 chromosome 4, bDryPub1.pri, whole genome shotgun sequence genomic window:
- the NDUFB10 gene encoding NADH dehydrogenase [ubiquinone] 1 beta subcomplex subunit 10, translating to MPEDSVREAYKLPPTRTPESDRITSVPNPAQFFQTVFNYVVDAPITFVREWIERQHAKNKFYYYHQKFRRVPDLSECLEGDYLCYFEAEAQWRRDRMVDQEIVEIIRERLGACKHREGPNQFQNCAKEMELLAQVTKAYQDRYGDLGVHGNARTCLMKQKHRMMEERKAQANASQ from the exons ATGCCCGAGGACTCGGTCCGGGAGGCCTACAAGCTGCCCCCGACCCGCACCCCCGAATCCGACAGGATCACATCGGTGCCCAACCCGGCCCAGTTCTTTCAGACCGTCTTCAACTATGTCGTGGACGCGCCCATCACCTTCGTCCGAG AGTGGATCGAGCGCCAGCACGCCAAGAACAAGTTCTACTACTACCACCAGAAGTTCCGCCGGGTGCCCGACCTGAGCGAGTGTCTGGAGGGGGATTACCTCTGCTACTTCGAGGCTGAAGCACAGTGGAGGAGGGACAG GATGGTCGACCAGGAGATTGTGGAGATCATCCGGGAAAGGCTGGGTGCCTGCAAGCACAGGGAAGGACCCAACCAGTTCCAGAACTGTGCCAaggagatggagctgctggcacaggtcaCCAAGGCCTACCAGGACAGAT ATGGGGATCTTGGTGTCCATGGAAACGCCAGGACATGCCTGATGAAGCAGAAGCACAGGAtgatggaggagaggaaggcacAGGCAAATGCCTCTCAGTAG